The following are encoded together in the Bradyrhizobium genosp. L genome:
- a CDS encoding AAA family ATPase, with protein sequence MIIGVLNQKGEVGKTTIAINLAAAYAKAG encoded by the coding sequence ATGATTATTGGCGTGCTCAACCAGAAGGGTGAGGTCGGTAAGACCACCATCGCCATCAACTTGGCGGCGGCCTATGCCAAGGCCGGGTAG